A genome region from Conger conger chromosome 16, fConCon1.1, whole genome shotgun sequence includes the following:
- the LOC133115099 gene encoding methylthioribose-1-phosphate isomerase-like has translation MTLEAIRYRPGSLQILNQRLLPHQSVLEEIRSVQDAYEAIRSMKVSGAPAISIVGCLSLAVELRAGIGGDGLLCFLRKSLAHLASARPTAVNLARAARDLLEFTERESTQRTAEELRESVIGWIEAMLERDVEDNQKMGNYGAQHILSGVPRDSVTVLTHGNTGSLATAGYGTALGVVRSLQALGRLKRVYCTETRPGGEGARLTAHEAASEGLPATLITDSAAAVAMRQRAITAVVVGADRVVANGDTAHQVGTYQLAVSARHHRIPFYVVAPSTSCDLSLRSGRHIVIEERPPLELTSIGGLPCAAPGVEVWNPAFDVTPHQLITGGIITELGVFLPSELQAALTGRLTAL, from the exons ATGACGCTGGAAGCGATCCGATATCGGCCCGGGTCCCTGCAAATTCTTAACCAGCGGCTGCTGCCGCACCAGAGTGTTCTTGAGGAGATCCGCTCTGTCCAGGACGCGTATGAAGCGATTCGGTCCATGAAG GTGAGTGGGGCTCCAGCCATCTCCATCGTGGGGTGTCTGAGTCTGGCCGTGGAGCTCCGGGCCGGGATCGGAGGCGACGGCCTGCTGTGCTTCTTACGGAAGTCCCTGGCCCACCTGGCCTCCGCCCGGCCCACGGCCGTGAATCTGGCCCGGGCGGCCAGAGACCTGCTGGagttcacagagagagagagcacacagaggacAGCAGAAGAGCTGAGGGAGAG CGTGATTGGCTGGATCGAGGCCATGCTGGAGCGGGATGTCGAGGACAACCAGAAGATGGGGAACTACGGGGCGCAGCACATCCTGTCTGGGGTTCCCCGAGACTCGGTCACCGTCCTCACGCACGGCAACACAGGGTCCCTGGCAACAGCGGGATATGGCACCGcgctgg GCGTGGTGCGGTCGCTGCAGGCCCTGGGGCGGCTGAAGCGGGTCTACTGCACCGAAACGCGGCCGGGGGGAGAGGGCGCCCGTCTGACCGCGCACGAGGCCGCCAGCGAGGGCCTTCCCGCCACCCTCATCACCGACAGCGCCGCCGCCGTCGCCATGAGACAGAGGGCCATCACAG CGGTCGTTGTCGGGGCCGACAGGGTCGTCGCCAACGGAGACACCGCCCACCAGGTTGGCACCTACCAGCTGGCCGTGTCGGCGAGGCACCACAGGATCCCGTTCTACGTGGTGGCCCCCAGCACGTCATGTGACCTCAGCCTGCGGAGCGGGAGGCACATCGTGATCGAGGAGCGCCCCCCGCTGGAGCTGACCAGTATCGGCGGCCTGCCCTGCGCTGCTCCAG gtgtcGAGGTGTGGAACCCAGCCTTCGATGTCACCCCGCACCAGCTGATCACAGGGGGCATCATTACAGAGCTGGGCGTCTTCCTCCCCTCTGAGCTGCAGGCTGCGCTGACCGGGCGCCTCACTGCCCTCTAG